The Aureimonas mangrovi genome includes a region encoding these proteins:
- a CDS encoding PRC-barrel domain-containing protein: MKNLLIATMLTSVAMAGTAYAQTTAPEAPANEPAMESEGTTPMPEGPDAGSMGGMANEGGFITYQEGSQMLGSGLMGADVQGADGESIGAVDDLLLDNQGQVQAIVVGVGGFLGIGTKDVAIATDQLEFVMAEEAAAMDDTAAETTAPADAGAAPAPSGTTTETAPATGTTGTMGGTAGTGTGTMAESGEGWGWDGAGIDHIMVNYTREQLEEAPEFESAE, encoded by the coding sequence ATGAAGAATCTTCTTATCGCAACGATGCTTACCTCTGTCGCGATGGCGGGCACCGCCTATGCCCAGACCACAGCGCCGGAGGCTCCGGCGAACGAGCCGGCGATGGAATCCGAGGGCACCACGCCGATGCCCGAGGGCCCTGATGCCGGCTCGATGGGTGGCATGGCGAACGAGGGCGGCTTCATCACCTATCAGGAAGGCAGCCAGATGCTCGGCTCCGGCCTGATGGGCGCTGACGTTCAGGGCGCCGATGGCGAGAGCATCGGAGCGGTCGACGATCTCCTCCTCGACAATCAGGGTCAGGTGCAGGCGATCGTGGTCGGTGTCGGCGGCTTCCTCGGCATCGGGACGAAGGACGTGGCGATCGCCACCGACCAGCTCGAGTTCGTGATGGCCGAGGAAGCTGCGGCGATGGACGACACGGCTGCGGAGACGACGGCCCCGGCTGACGCCGGCGCCGCCCCGGCACCCTCGGGCACGACCACGGAAACCGCGCCCGCGACCGGGACGACGGGCACGATGGGTGGAACGGCCGGGACCGGAACCGGCACGATGGCCGAAAGCGGTGAAGGCTGGGGCTGGGACGGCGCGGGCATCGACCACATCATGGTCAACTATACGCGCGAGCAGCTCGAAGAAGCGCCTGAGTTCGAGTCTGCCGAGTAA
- a CDS encoding YihY/virulence factor BrkB family protein has translation MRRQRPTHSNGTWGSALQLLLMTAASSGIALVIGYRANRERAAELDRRADALEGHKEKSTEATSATKREGGNGRSAEQPSDIPAQGWKAILYRTYEEFNNDRLMLVAAGLTFYVLLAIFPALSAIVSIYGLFADPSTVAEHLDTLEGVVPAGGMDIISETLARLASQEASTLGFGLVFGLGVALWSANAGMKSFFDALNIVYEEEEKRSFVRLTLVTLGFTLALIVFLIAAIGAIIVLPIALTYLRLGTLEPWLLLLRWPVLLVVVALGISVIFRYGPSREKARWRWVSWGSAIAAILWLVVSLLFSWYAENFGSYDETYGSLGAAVGFMTWIWISSMVILLGAELNAELEHQTAKDTTTPPERPSGQRGARMADEVA, from the coding sequence ATGAGACGTCAGCGGCCAACGCATTCGAACGGGACCTGGGGCAGCGCCCTGCAACTGCTCCTTATGACCGCGGCCAGCAGCGGTATCGCGCTGGTGATCGGCTATCGGGCAAATCGTGAAAGGGCGGCCGAGCTCGATCGACGCGCTGACGCGCTGGAAGGCCACAAGGAGAAGAGCACCGAGGCAACTTCCGCGACGAAGAGGGAGGGAGGCAATGGCCGAAGCGCGGAACAGCCCAGCGACATTCCTGCGCAAGGCTGGAAGGCAATCCTCTATCGCACGTATGAGGAGTTCAACAACGATCGCCTGATGCTGGTGGCTGCGGGCCTGACGTTCTACGTCCTGCTCGCGATCTTTCCTGCGCTCTCGGCAATCGTGTCGATCTATGGGCTTTTCGCCGATCCCTCCACCGTTGCCGAGCATCTGGACACGCTGGAGGGCGTCGTTCCCGCCGGCGGAATGGACATCATCAGCGAGACGTTGGCTCGGCTTGCTAGCCAAGAGGCAAGCACGCTGGGCTTTGGTCTGGTGTTCGGTCTCGGTGTTGCGCTGTGGAGTGCCAATGCCGGGATGAAGTCGTTCTTCGACGCTTTGAACATCGTCTATGAGGAAGAGGAGAAGCGCAGCTTCGTCCGTCTGACCTTGGTCACGCTCGGCTTCACCCTCGCTCTGATCGTTTTCCTGATCGCGGCTATCGGCGCGATCATCGTTCTGCCGATCGCCCTGACCTATCTTCGGCTCGGCACGCTGGAGCCATGGCTTTTGCTGCTGCGCTGGCCGGTGCTCCTCGTGGTTGTGGCGCTCGGCATCTCGGTGATCTTCCGGTACGGGCCGAGTCGCGAGAAAGCGCGTTGGCGCTGGGTGAGTTGGGGCTCGGCCATCGCAGCCATCCTATGGCTGGTCGTCTCCCTTCTGTTCTCCTGGTACGCGGAAAACTTCGGAAGCTACGATGAGACGTATGGCTCGCTCGGAGCGGCCGTCGGCTTCATGACGTGGATCTGGATCTCTTCCATGGTGATCCTTCTCGGAGCCGAGTTGAACGCCGAACTGGAACACCAGACCGCCAAGGACACCACGACCCCGCCGGAGCGACCAAGCGGCCAACGGGGCGCGCGAATGGCGGACGAGGTCGCGTGA
- a CDS encoding zinc-dependent alcohol dehydrogenase produces the protein MKALCWHGTNDIRCDTVDDPRIEDSRDVVIKVTSCAICGSDLHLMDGLMPEMHSGDVLGHEFMGEVVEVGSPDHPLKKGDRIVVPFNINCGECRMCKMGLYSCCQRSNRNADKAAEMFGYPIAGLFGYSHILGGYSGGQAEYVRVPMADFAPIKVPDGMSDDDVLFLTDIFPTGYQGAEQCDLKGGETVAVWGCGPVGFFAIQSAKLLGAERIIAIETVPERIELARRAGATDIIDFAKEDVFERIKEITKGEGADAVIECVGMEADAGHGQGGVLSAIKKKVAPAEREFALTQAIQSVRPGGVVSIPGVYGGPLSINMGQVVQKSLTLRSGQTHVKRYLDPLTKLIREGKVDMTSLISHRSADLAEGPDLYKAFKEKRDGCTKVVFNLG, from the coding sequence ATGAAAGCTCTCTGCTGGCACGGCACAAACGACATCCGTTGCGATACGGTCGACGATCCGCGCATCGAGGATTCGCGCGACGTCGTGATCAAGGTCACGAGTTGCGCGATCTGTGGATCGGACCTGCATCTGATGGACGGGCTGATGCCCGAGATGCATAGCGGCGACGTGCTCGGACACGAGTTCATGGGCGAGGTCGTCGAGGTCGGCTCGCCGGACCATCCGCTGAAGAAGGGCGATCGCATCGTCGTCCCCTTCAACATCAATTGCGGTGAATGCCGCATGTGCAAGATGGGCCTCTACTCCTGCTGCCAGCGCTCGAACCGCAACGCCGACAAGGCCGCCGAGATGTTCGGCTACCCGATCGCCGGCCTCTTCGGCTATTCGCATATTCTCGGTGGCTATTCCGGCGGCCAGGCCGAGTATGTTCGCGTACCCATGGCCGACTTCGCGCCGATCAAGGTTCCGGACGGGATGAGCGACGACGACGTCCTCTTCCTCACCGATATCTTCCCGACTGGCTATCAGGGCGCCGAGCAGTGCGATCTGAAAGGCGGCGAGACCGTCGCGGTATGGGGTTGCGGACCGGTCGGTTTCTTCGCGATCCAGTCCGCAAAGCTGCTCGGCGCCGAGCGGATCATCGCCATTGAGACCGTCCCGGAACGGATCGAACTCGCCCGGCGCGCCGGCGCGACAGACATCATCGATTTCGCCAAGGAAGACGTTTTCGAGCGGATCAAAGAGATTACCAAGGGCGAAGGTGCGGACGCGGTGATCGAGTGCGTGGGCATGGAAGCCGATGCCGGCCACGGGCAAGGCGGCGTCCTGTCGGCCATCAAGAAGAAGGTCGCACCGGCTGAACGCGAGTTCGCGCTCACCCAGGCGATCCAGTCGGTGCGTCCCGGCGGTGTCGTGTCGATCCCTGGCGTCTACGGCGGCCCACTGTCGATCAACATGGGCCAGGTGGTGCAGAAGAGTCTGACGCTGCGCAGCGGGCAGACGCACGTCAAGCGCTACCTCGACCCGCTGACGAAACTGATCCGGGAGGGCAAGGTCGACATGACCTCGCTCATCAGCCATCGCAGCGCCGATCTTGCCGAAGGGCCGGACCTCTACAAAGCCTTCAAGGAGAAGCGCGACGGCTGCACAAAGGTCGTCTTCAACCTCGGCTGA
- a CDS encoding manganese catalase family protein, with product MFMRVDKLQADLPAPKKADPNAAAALQELLGGKYGEMSTLGNYMFQSFNFRSKDKLRPFYSLVASITAEELGHVELVSNGVAMVANGPDKPKGDTGDGGDISGAPFADMKDIRSAASFLSGGGGAMPVDSNGISWNNGYVTTTGNVVVDLLHNFHLECGARLHKLRVYETVSDPTSREVCGYLLVRGSVHAHAYALALEKITGVKIKDFLPTPNIPLGNIPECQKYLDEGSHRRLYTWSPNDYKEMSGIWGNGEVALPDDPPGELEVVEGMPDGGKIHQLTGVPSAFTPDYAPEEMFEIAEKLTKAAR from the coding sequence ATGTTCATGCGCGTCGACAAACTGCAGGCGGATTTGCCTGCGCCGAAGAAAGCCGACCCAAACGCTGCCGCTGCTCTGCAGGAGCTGCTCGGCGGAAAATACGGTGAAATGTCCACCCTCGGGAACTACATGTTCCAGAGCTTCAATTTCCGTTCCAAGGACAAGTTGAGGCCCTTCTACAGCCTCGTCGCCTCGATCACCGCCGAAGAGCTTGGCCATGTCGAGCTTGTCTCCAACGGCGTTGCCATGGTCGCCAACGGTCCCGACAAGCCAAAAGGCGACACCGGCGATGGCGGCGACATCTCGGGTGCGCCGTTCGCCGACATGAAGGACATCCGATCTGCGGCCTCGTTCCTGTCCGGCGGCGGCGGCGCCATGCCGGTCGATTCCAACGGTATTTCCTGGAACAACGGCTACGTCACGACGACCGGCAACGTCGTCGTGGATCTGCTTCACAACTTCCACCTCGAGTGCGGCGCTCGGCTGCACAAGCTGCGCGTCTATGAAACGGTCTCGGACCCGACCAGCCGTGAAGTCTGCGGCTACCTCCTGGTGCGCGGCTCCGTCCACGCGCATGCCTACGCGTTGGCGCTGGAGAAGATCACCGGCGTCAAGATCAAAGATTTCCTGCCGACGCCGAACATCCCGCTCGGCAACATCCCCGAATGCCAGAAGTATCTGGACGAGGGCTCGCATCGGCGCCTCTACACCTGGAGCCCGAACGACTACAAGGAGATGTCGGGCATCTGGGGCAATGGCGAGGTGGCGCTGCCGGACGATCCTCCGGGCGAACTCGAGGTGGTCGAAGGCATGCCGGACGGCGGCAAGATCCACCAACTGACTGGTGTGCCCTCGGCTTTTACCCCGGACTACGCTCCAGAGGAGATGTTCGAGATCGCCGAGAAGCTGACCAAGGCAGCTCGCTGA
- a CDS encoding DUF2383 domain-containing protein yields the protein MVTTVGTETTFEKLVQNLLVLEHDAIAAYEKTIEKLDDSASKAKIAEFKADHESHVGELTRLAGTIGTQVPQEGDAKQYLTTGKVALASIIGDKTILKAMSTNEIETKMAYDHASKNEVATPDARAFFQKAFADESRHKDWMDAAASA from the coding sequence ATGGTTACCACAGTCGGAACTGAAACAACGTTCGAGAAGCTGGTACAGAACCTGCTGGTTCTGGAGCACGATGCAATCGCCGCCTACGAAAAGACGATCGAAAAGCTGGACGATTCAGCCTCGAAGGCGAAGATCGCGGAGTTCAAAGCCGATCACGAAAGCCATGTCGGTGAGCTGACGCGGCTTGCCGGCACCATCGGTACGCAGGTGCCTCAAGAAGGTGACGCCAAGCAGTATCTCACCACCGGCAAGGTGGCGTTGGCTTCGATCATTGGTGACAAGACCATCCTGAAGGCGATGTCGACCAACGAGATCGAGACCAAAATGGCCTACGACCACGCTTCGAAGAACGAGGTCGCGACGCCTGATGCCCGGGCTTTCTTCCAAAAGGCGTTCGCCGATGAGAGCCGGCACAAGGACTGGATGGACGCGGCAGCCAGCGCGTAG
- a CDS encoding class I SAM-dependent methyltransferase, with product MSSPFEHYNAAFDPIALIQKYEKQDRVAAGGLLTNFLGVRIDPAAFGGLLAGHEGSVEPLPIPANWHADIAEWGAALRAVDHAKGLFRMVELGCGWGCWLNNAGAAARSRGLEIDLIGIEGDDVHISSAVATLKLNGFSPSEFRIIHGVAAPSSGKALFPRSANPGGSWGSAPIFNASDEQLAEADRLGDYYILESFPLREIVGDLPIDLLHIDIQGGEADFIKSNFDDIKRYVRRVLIGTHSRVIEGDLLEYMIRSGWLLEIERPAIFDISDGVPVIRVDGVQLYANPALVV from the coding sequence GTGAGCAGCCCTTTCGAGCACTACAACGCCGCATTTGATCCCATCGCCTTGATCCAGAAATACGAGAAACAGGATCGAGTGGCAGCGGGTGGTCTGCTCACCAATTTTCTCGGTGTCCGCATAGATCCTGCAGCGTTCGGCGGGCTTCTCGCTGGGCACGAAGGATCGGTCGAACCGCTGCCGATCCCGGCCAACTGGCACGCGGATATTGCAGAATGGGGCGCGGCTTTGCGCGCAGTGGACCATGCCAAGGGCTTGTTCCGTATGGTTGAATTGGGCTGCGGATGGGGGTGCTGGCTCAACAACGCCGGCGCGGCGGCGCGATCACGCGGCCTTGAGATTGATCTGATCGGCATCGAGGGCGACGACGTTCATATATCTTCGGCGGTAGCCACGCTGAAATTGAATGGATTCTCGCCGTCTGAATTCCGTATCATTCACGGTGTAGCAGCTCCGAGTTCCGGGAAAGCGCTTTTCCCGCGGTCTGCAAATCCAGGTGGTTCATGGGGCAGCGCTCCGATCTTCAACGCATCTGATGAACAGCTCGCTGAAGCTGATCGATTGGGCGACTATTATATTCTCGAGTCATTCCCGCTGAGGGAGATTGTGGGAGATCTTCCAATCGATCTCCTTCATATAGACATCCAGGGCGGCGAAGCGGACTTCATCAAGAGCAATTTCGACGATATCAAGCGGTATGTCCGACGTGTTTTGATCGGAACCCACTCTCGGGTGATCGAAGGTGATCTGCTCGAGTACATGATCCGGTCGGGATGGTTGCTTGAAATAGAGCGGCCTGCAATCTTCGACATATCTGACGGCGTGCCAGTAATTCGCGTTGATGGGGTCCAGCTCTATGCAAACCCTGCGCTGGTTGTTTAG